One window of Metamycoplasma arthritidis genomic DNA carries:
- the rpmF gene encoding 50S ribosomal protein L32, whose translation MAVVPKRKTSKQRKALRRSHHALEALTLVECKNCKQSIVPHQACKYCGFYKDKKVIKVALNDQVK comes from the coding sequence ATGGCAGTTGTACCAAAGCGAAAAACTAGTAAACAAAGAAAAGCTCTTCGTAGAAGCCATCACGCTCTTGAAGCATTAACTTTAGTTGAATGTAAAAACTGTAAACAATCAATCGTTCCACACCAAGCATGTAAATACTGCGGCTTTTATAAAGATAAAAAAGTTATTAAAGTTGCACTAA
- the rplQ gene encoding 50S ribosomal protein L17 → MANPKQVFRRNTEWWNHVERSLVTDLLIHGEIKTTLERAKRIKSKAEKMITLGKLNTLASRRQALKYLRLIPSKVANKDSVQYLFDTIAPKYKNRAGGYTRIIKIQNRAGDNAKMALIQLV, encoded by the coding sequence ATGGCAAATCCTAAACAAGTATTTCGTAGAAACACTGAATGATGAAATCACGTTGAACGTTCATTAGTAACTGATTTATTAATTCATGGCGAAATCAAAACTACCTTAGAAAGAGCTAAACGAATTAAATCTAAAGCAGAAAAAATGATTACTTTAGGTAAACTTAACACTTTAGCATCACGTCGTCAAGCTCTTAAATACCTACGGCTAATCCCTTCAAAAGTGGCCAACAAAGACTCAGTTCAATACTTATTTGACACTATTGCGCCAAAATACAAAAACCGCGCTGGTGGATATACTAGAATTATTAAAATTCAAAATCGTGCTGGTGACAATGCCAAAATGGCACTTATTCAACTAGTATAA
- a CDS encoding DNA-directed RNA polymerase subunit alpha, with protein sequence MEKIQKITYKESLAERKTDFDTTFVIEPLMRGYANTLGTVLRRTLLSSITSVAPFAIKINNVQHEFETLPGVKEDVVTLIANIRKIRFTYKPELFEKENLARISFKATHDGDITASDINEPSGLEIVNKDQHICSLQKGTTLEFDLFLRVGRGYIDFEENKTIIQEYGPKLESKIKKGQFLAIDSDFSPVKNCAIHFEELNTSAKNVEERLKISVQTDGTLDAKSAMQQAATIIVAHFQIIGNIDALGTINLFEEARDKKEKTTKLNLPIEKLNLTIRSLNALRRANYNTIDELLKLSEDELSNIKNLGKKSVQDIIDKLVEWKTKHQDGDFSDDMVEEVDEQSIDKGDK encoded by the coding sequence ATGGAAAAAATTCAAAAAATTACTTATAAAGAATCATTAGCAGAACGTAAGACCGACTTCGATACCACTTTTGTAATCGAACCTTTAATGCGTGGTTATGCTAATACATTAGGTACTGTACTAAGAAGAACTTTGCTTTCTTCAATTACTTCAGTAGCCCCATTTGCAATTAAAATCAATAATGTACAACACGAATTTGAAACCTTACCAGGTGTAAAAGAAGATGTTGTTACTTTGATTGCTAATATTCGTAAAATTCGTTTCACTTATAAACCAGAACTTTTTGAAAAAGAAAACCTTGCAAGAATTTCTTTTAAAGCAACCCACGATGGCGATATTACCGCTTCAGACATTAACGAACCTTCAGGACTTGAAATTGTTAATAAAGACCAACACATCTGTTCACTACAAAAAGGAACTACTCTAGAATTTGATCTTTTTCTAAGAGTTGGTCGTGGATACATTGACTTTGAAGAAAACAAAACCATTATTCAAGAATATGGTCCAAAACTAGAAAGCAAAATTAAAAAAGGACAATTCTTAGCAATTGACAGTGACTTTAGCCCAGTTAAAAATTGTGCAATTCACTTTGAAGAACTAAATACTTCAGCTAAAAATGTTGAAGAAAGACTAAAAATCTCAGTGCAAACTGATGGCACACTTGACGCCAAAAGTGCTATGCAACAAGCGGCAACTATTATTGTTGCTCACTTCCAAATCATTGGTAATATTGATGCTCTTGGCACAATTAATTTATTTGAAGAAGCAAGGGACAAAAAAGAAAAAACTACGAAACTTAACTTGCCAATTGAAAAACTTAACCTGACAATTCGTAGTCTAAATGCCCTTCGAAGAGCAAATTACAATACCATTGATGAACTACTAAAACTAAGTGAAGATGAACTATCAAATATTAAAAACTTAGGAAAAAAATCAGTTCAAGACATTATTGATAAATTAGTAGAATGAAAAACCAAGCATCAAGATGGCGATTTCTCTGATGATATGGTTGAAGAAGTTGATGAACAATCTATTGATAAAGGAGATAAATAA
- the rpsK gene encoding 30S ribosomal protein S11: MAKKVKKVVPQGIAHIHSTYQNTIVSFSDLKGNVFAWSSSGAIGYKGTKKKTPYAAGLAAAAALEKAKEFGLKEVSILVKGVGPGKATARKQIEASGLTIKEVKDVTPTPHNGTRPPKKILKRM; this comes from the coding sequence ATGGCTAAAAAAGTTAAAAAAGTAGTTCCTCAAGGTATTGCTCACATTCACTCAACTTACCAAAACACTATTGTTTCTTTTTCTGATTTAAAAGGTAATGTTTTTGCTTGATCATCATCAGGCGCAATTGGCTATAAAGGCACCAAGAAAAAAACTCCATACGCAGCTGGTTTGGCCGCTGCTGCCGCACTTGAAAAAGCTAAAGAATTTGGCTTAAAAGAAGTTTCTATTTTAGTCAAAGGAGTTGGTCCAGGTAAGGCAACCGCTCGTAAACAAATCGAAGCAAGCGGCTTAACAATTAAAGAAGTTAAAGACGTGACCCCTACTCCTCACAACGGTACAAGACCACCAAAGAAAATCTTAAAGAGAATGTAG
- the rpsM gene encoding 30S ribosomal protein S13 — protein sequence MARVLNVEIPNKKRAVISLTYIFGIGKTLASQILKDANVDENKKVESLSEEELTRIREEAKKYVTEGDLRREINLNIKRLMEIKSYRGIRHRKGLPVRGQCTQKNARTRKGPRKTIAGKKGK from the coding sequence ATGGCAAGAGTTTTAAACGTTGAAATTCCCAATAAAAAAAGAGCAGTTATTTCTCTAACTTATATCTTTGGAATTGGAAAAACTTTAGCATCACAAATTCTAAAAGATGCTAATGTTGATGAAAACAAAAAAGTTGAAAGCCTAAGCGAAGAAGAACTAACTCGTATTCGTGAAGAAGCTAAAAAATATGTTACTGAAGGTGATCTTCGTCGTGAAATCAACCTTAACATTAAAAGATTAATGGAAATTAAATCATATCGTGGCATTAGACACCGTAAAGGACTACCTGTACGTGGTCAATGTACGCAAAAAAACGCTCGTACTAGAAAAGGGCCAAGAAAAACAATTGCTGGAAAGAAAGGTAAATAA
- the rpmJ gene encoding 50S ribosomal protein L36, which produces MKVRASIKRICRECKLIKRHGVNRIICVNPKHKQRQG; this is translated from the coding sequence ATGAAAGTAAGAGCTTCAATCAAACGCATTTGCCGTGAATGCAAGCTAATTAAAAGACACGGTGTAAATCGTATTATTTGTGTAAACCCAAAACACAAACAAAGACAAGGATAG
- the infA gene encoding translation initiation factor IF-1, producing MAKDAIKMSGKVVKVYNTKDYDVTLENGITIKAFISRKMAFHNIKMIPGDEVDVELSPYDMTKGRIVFRRK from the coding sequence ATGGCAAAAGATGCTATAAAAATGTCAGGAAAAGTAGTCAAAGTATATAACACTAAAGACTACGATGTCACCTTAGAAAATGGCATCACTATAAAAGCATTTATTTCTAGGAAAATGGCATTTCATAATATTAAAATGATTCCCGGCGATGAAGTTGATGTCGAACTTAGTCCATATGACATGACCAAAGGTCGTATTGTTTTTAGACGTAAGTAA
- the map gene encoding type I methionyl aminopeptidase yields the protein MIKLKTSYEIERIKQACKILAEVKVVVYDFIRPGVSLKEIDDVAFNEIKKRHGKPAFLGQYSFPNTCCISVNEELIHGIPSNYILKEGDIVKVDLGVIYDGYYSDSAFTKGVGKISDENKKLIQVAKDAFYVGFNAIKVGKRIGDISAAIGDFIRKAGYFTPDEYTGHGIGKELHEDPMVFNDGVAGTGPLIRNKMVICIEPMILKKSKNVAVKEDGWTVYDPLGYDTAHYEQTILIDNDQAYILTGDSI from the coding sequence ATGATAAAACTAAAAACTTCTTATGAAATTGAACGCATCAAACAAGCATGCAAAATCTTGGCAGAAGTCAAAGTTGTGGTATATGACTTTATAAGACCAGGTGTTTCTTTAAAAGAAATTGATGACGTCGCTTTTAATGAAATCAAAAAACGCCACGGTAAACCAGCTTTTTTAGGACAATATAGTTTTCCTAATACATGCTGCATTTCCGTAAATGAAGAGTTAATTCACGGTATTCCTTCTAATTACATCTTAAAAGAAGGTGATATTGTTAAAGTTGACCTTGGCGTTATCTACGATGGATATTACTCAGATTCAGCTTTCACTAAAGGTGTGGGCAAAATCTCAGATGAAAATAAAAAGTTAATCCAAGTAGCAAAAGACGCATTCTATGTTGGTTTCAATGCCATTAAAGTTGGCAAAAGAATTGGTGATATTTCCGCTGCTATTGGTGATTTTATTCGCAAAGCCGGCTATTTCACTCCTGATGAGTACACTGGTCATGGGATTGGCAAAGAATTGCACGAAGATCCAATGGTCTTTAACGACGGCGTTGCTGGTACAGGCCCACTAATTCGTAACAAAATGGTAATTTGCATTGAACCAATGATTCTAAAAAAATCAAAAAATGTAGCAGTCAAGGAAGATGGTTGAACAGTTTATGATCCGCTTGGATATGACACTGCTCATTATGAACAAACCATCCTAATTGATAATGATCAAGCTTACATTTTGACAGGAGACAGCATATAG